A portion of the Sphaerochaeta pleomorpha str. Grapes genome contains these proteins:
- a CDS encoding LacI family DNA-binding transcriptional regulator, with product MEQNEKSEKRPTIKDIARESGYSKTAVSFAFNTPSRISKKAAEVILDTANRLGYIPDPMARNFSLRRHLSIGFLLPQIIHYSMRNPYTLQVIQGIGSVCQKYGYTLTLIPPLNESITDAVRSAAVDGLITMGMQVGMDIVDVMKTRKIPFVTIDGTPSEGMPSVNIQDEQAAYRIMKLVLEQGHRNIAIVSLSEDAFASDEFEASVPKRRKRGYERALNEYGLSLYGEDSPIFQVVSECTLEDGKHTGHLISKLNKQPTAVVTMSDIVAIGCILYFREHGIVVPNDVSVVGFDNIIEAQLISPALTTIDQPAGEKGYLAAEALFCMINGDSLGSTHMEIPFTIINRQSLAGVKEEI from the coding sequence ATGGAACAGAACGAAAAGAGTGAAAAACGTCCTACAATCAAAGATATTGCGCGGGAAAGTGGATATTCGAAAACTGCTGTTTCCTTTGCTTTCAACACTCCTTCAAGGATCAGCAAGAAAGCCGCCGAGGTCATTCTAGACACTGCCAACCGGCTTGGGTACATCCCGGACCCGATGGCAAGGAATTTTTCCCTTCGACGGCATTTGAGCATTGGATTTCTGCTGCCCCAGATTATCCATTACTCCATGCGTAATCCGTATACGCTGCAAGTCATTCAAGGAATCGGGAGCGTATGCCAGAAATATGGATATACCCTTACGTTGATCCCGCCGTTGAACGAAAGTATTACCGATGCAGTACGATCAGCAGCTGTCGATGGTCTGATCACTATGGGTATGCAAGTCGGTATGGATATCGTTGATGTTATGAAGACCAGGAAGATTCCCTTTGTTACCATTGACGGAACCCCCTCTGAAGGTATGCCCTCTGTCAACATCCAGGATGAACAGGCTGCCTATAGAATCATGAAACTGGTATTGGAACAAGGGCACAGGAATATTGCCATCGTAAGTCTCAGTGAAGATGCTTTTGCCTCTGATGAATTTGAGGCAAGTGTTCCCAAACGAAGGAAACGTGGGTATGAGAGAGCCCTTAATGAATATGGGCTTTCCCTCTATGGTGAAGATAGTCCGATTTTCCAGGTGGTTAGTGAATGTACCCTTGAGGATGGCAAGCATACCGGTCATCTTATTTCAAAGCTGAATAAACAGCCTACTGCCGTTGTTACGATGAGTGATATCGTTGCAATCGGGTGTATACTCTATTTCAGGGAACATGGGATTGTTGTTCCGAACGATGTCTCTGTGGTCGGGTTTGACAATATCATTGAAGCCCAGCTTATCTCCCCTGCTTTGACTACTATCGACCAGCCTGCCGGGGAAAAAGGGTATCTTGCCGCAGAAGCACTGTTTTGTATGATCAACGGGGACTCTCTGGGGTCCACCCATATGGAAATTCCGTTCACTATAATCAACCGTCAGTCCCTTGCAGGGGTAAAGGAAGAAATATGA
- a CDS encoding uracil phosphoribosyltransferase: MNKIVLHATDLDGFLKDSDKEKIAHVDALYKNSLTHCAILESATDIMKLEEARRGIVESAAEIGKFLKEVCSEEPGIHVYSFETPEEQHGQASRLIAKLRSPDTQHEEFLYFIQRAYEMLFSHVYADAALPRKRSIITQTPVTSPVRNYAVHRIPDVDSLIHNSVMCVMLRGALLPSMIISKEIQEYSVDNFVTPFALFKIKRDDTKKEANMDYILDLDRSYFKLEELDGKDLIFADPMNATGGSLVTIVKYLKDNNIKPKSVKFINVISALKGSLRICRAIEGAEVYTLWMDPVLNEAAYILPGLGDAGDRLNGKDGIDNPRNMIQLVADYGSSITNLYRSQVKEIEQTVLGR, encoded by the coding sequence ATGAATAAAATAGTACTGCATGCAACGGACCTAGACGGTTTTCTCAAAGACTCTGACAAAGAGAAAATTGCTCACGTTGATGCCCTATACAAGAATTCCCTTACCCATTGTGCCATCCTTGAAAGTGCAACCGATATCATGAAACTCGAAGAAGCACGCAGGGGTATTGTGGAAAGCGCAGCCGAAATCGGGAAATTCCTGAAAGAAGTATGTTCGGAGGAACCGGGGATACATGTGTATTCCTTTGAGACCCCTGAGGAACAACACGGACAAGCCTCCCGTCTCATCGCAAAGTTGAGATCTCCTGATACTCAGCATGAAGAGTTCTTGTATTTCATACAGAGAGCATATGAAATGTTATTTTCCCATGTGTATGCCGATGCTGCCCTTCCGAGAAAGAGAAGTATCATAACCCAGACCCCGGTAACCTCACCGGTTCGCAACTATGCGGTTCACCGTATCCCTGATGTAGATTCCTTGATCCATAACAGTGTCATGTGCGTTATGCTCCGGGGTGCTTTGCTTCCCAGCATGATTATCAGCAAGGAAATACAAGAATATTCAGTAGATAATTTCGTAACGCCGTTTGCCTTGTTCAAGATCAAACGTGATGACACGAAAAAAGAAGCCAATATGGATTATATCCTCGACCTTGACCGTTCCTATTTCAAGCTGGAGGAACTCGATGGCAAGGATCTTATTTTTGCAGATCCGATGAACGCTACCGGAGGTTCACTGGTTACCATTGTCAAATATCTCAAGGATAACAATATAAAACCAAAATCTGTCAAATTCATCAATGTAATCAGTGCTTTGAAGGGTTCGCTTAGGATCTGCAGGGCAATCGAAGGGGCTGAGGTCTACACGCTTTGGATGGACCCTGTACTCAACGAAGCTGCCTATATTCTTCCCGGTCTCGGTGATGCAGGCGATAGGTTGAACGGAAAAGACGGGATAGACAATCCCCGGAACATGATCCAGCTTGTTGCCGACTATGGTTCTTCGATTACCAATCTGTACCGCTCACAGGTCAAGGAAATCGAACAGACGGTACTCGGAAGGTGA
- a CDS encoding ABC transporter substrate-binding protein: MKKNVRYFVILMLLLGLVVPLTAQGTKDAMGEQVVLTMGSWRTDDVEQMNRLLSEYKKIAPNVTIKFQPTNPPDYNATLRLQLDSKTGPDLMYARSYAAGQELFNAGYFYDCSNISGLKENFTASNLAPWQMSDGKMFAVPFAAVSHAVYYNKDIFKKEGLSIPQSWEDFLALNAKLKAKGYTPLANGLADEWDIFETFFLGLLPNYIGGASQRVKYESGKLPLNDANFVAAFQAMAEVAQYCPQGFESVTYNDSQVLFNSQKAVMFVDGSWTAGVYKDASFDWGLFAIPAPLGRKTAICFHPDMAITMNNATAHPQEAKAFLTWLCTEEGATTASKNLPSGYFPMIKFNIKLDDVHANEFLALNAGKETDARFVWPALMNLYAPMDQAVIKVMKHQMTPKQAADSIQALMK; encoded by the coding sequence ATGAAAAAAAATGTACGGTATTTTGTCATTCTGATGTTGCTTCTCGGCTTGGTTGTGCCTCTCACAGCCCAAGGAACAAAAGATGCTATGGGTGAACAGGTTGTCCTCACCATGGGTTCCTGGAGAACCGATGATGTCGAACAGATGAATAGGCTGCTCAGTGAATACAAGAAAATTGCACCAAACGTAACTATCAAGTTCCAGCCTACCAATCCCCCTGATTACAATGCGACCTTACGTCTTCAACTTGATAGCAAAACCGGTCCCGATCTTATGTATGCGAGAAGCTATGCTGCAGGGCAGGAACTGTTCAATGCTGGGTATTTCTATGATTGTTCGAATATTAGCGGGCTCAAGGAAAACTTTACTGCATCGAATCTGGCTCCCTGGCAGATGAGTGACGGAAAAATGTTTGCCGTTCCTTTTGCCGCAGTTTCCCATGCCGTCTATTACAATAAGGATATCTTCAAAAAGGAAGGGCTCTCCATTCCCCAGAGTTGGGAAGATTTCCTAGCTCTCAATGCCAAGCTGAAAGCAAAGGGTTATACTCCTCTGGCAAACGGGCTTGCAGATGAATGGGACATCTTTGAAACCTTCTTTTTGGGCCTGTTGCCAAACTATATCGGCGGGGCCTCCCAGAGGGTGAAATATGAAAGCGGGAAACTGCCTCTCAATGATGCCAACTTTGTTGCAGCCTTCCAGGCCATGGCAGAAGTAGCCCAGTATTGTCCACAAGGATTTGAATCGGTCACCTACAATGACAGTCAGGTTTTGTTCAATAGCCAGAAAGCTGTCATGTTCGTTGATGGCAGCTGGACCGCAGGTGTCTATAAAGATGCTTCCTTTGACTGGGGCCTTTTCGCAATACCTGCCCCTTTGGGGAGAAAAACTGCAATCTGTTTCCATCCAGATATGGCAATCACCATGAATAACGCTACTGCCCACCCCCAGGAAGCCAAGGCCTTCCTTACCTGGCTTTGCACCGAAGAAGGGGCAACCACTGCCAGCAAGAATCTTCCCAGTGGATATTTCCCTATGATCAAATTCAACATCAAACTTGATGATGTACATGCAAACGAGTTTTTGGCACTCAATGCAGGTAAGGAAACCGATGCACGGTTTGTCTGGCCGGCTCTGATGAATCTGTATGCTCCCATGGACCAAGCTGTCATAAAGGTGATGAAACACCAGATGACCCCCAAACAGGCTGCGGATTCAATCCAGGCTTTGATGAAATAG
- the malQ gene encoding 4-alpha-glucanotransferase, whose amino-acid sequence MNSSDRRYSGILMHPTSLPSSYGIGDFGKTAYEFVDFLQMADVRLWQVLPLGPTGFGNSPYAARSTFAGNEQLLCLDLLTEQGLLSQKDVASPPPFPSDHIDYSMVDAWKLPLLKKAAKAFLTEGKDQEGFETFCNDNRYWLEDYALFMVLYERYQDSRWFSVWNREEGDRDPAALQVIRDRFPLQIAVWKVLQYFFEKQWQALKSYANEHEVSIVGDIPIFVAPDSVDTWSHIELFKTDKEGHYKGVSGVPPDFFSTTGQLWGNPVYDWKKMKNDNYHWWMQRIRSMFHQTDILRIDHFRGFESYWEVPYGNKTAENGKWVKAPGKNFFSEVKKQLGSLPILAEDLGFITAEVEELRQTNGFPGMRICQFGFSRDKADWPNPHDTFLPHNYPYNCVAYTGTHDNDTVKGWFENLEGKDKLRVKRYFGCGDKHLAWAMIRSIMASYAKYAIFPMQDILSLGSEARMNIPSTCGQHNWSWRMEKGANSQQKAEQFSQLVGIYGRSGKLGDEEELEHLKMQADKIKRMVRKPAEDDSL is encoded by the coding sequence ATGAACTCATCAGATCGTCGTTATTCAGGTATTTTGATGCATCCTACTTCCCTGCCCTCATCATATGGGATCGGGGATTTTGGGAAAACTGCCTATGAATTCGTTGATTTTTTGCAAATGGCCGATGTCAGGTTGTGGCAGGTGTTACCGCTTGGGCCCACTGGCTTTGGCAATTCTCCTTATGCCGCGCGTTCCACCTTTGCAGGTAATGAACAGTTGCTTTGCTTAGACCTGCTCACTGAACAAGGTTTGCTTTCACAAAAAGATGTTGCTTCCCCGCCTCCCTTCCCTTCCGACCATATCGATTATTCCATGGTGGATGCCTGGAAACTTCCTCTCTTGAAAAAGGCGGCCAAGGCCTTTTTGACAGAAGGCAAGGATCAAGAAGGATTTGAAACGTTCTGCAATGATAATCGTTACTGGTTGGAAGACTATGCCCTTTTTATGGTTCTCTATGAACGGTATCAGGATTCAAGGTGGTTCAGCGTGTGGAACCGTGAGGAAGGCGATCGCGACCCTGCTGCCTTACAAGTTATCAGAGACCGGTTTCCCTTACAGATTGCGGTATGGAAGGTTCTCCAGTATTTCTTTGAGAAACAATGGCAGGCGCTTAAATCCTATGCAAACGAACATGAGGTTTCCATCGTGGGCGATATCCCCATATTTGTCGCGCCCGATTCCGTAGATACCTGGAGTCATATCGAGTTGTTCAAGACTGATAAGGAAGGGCATTACAAGGGTGTGAGTGGAGTTCCTCCCGATTTTTTCAGTACCACAGGTCAACTGTGGGGCAATCCGGTATATGACTGGAAGAAAATGAAAAATGACAATTATCATTGGTGGATGCAAAGAATCCGTTCTATGTTCCACCAAACGGACATACTCAGGATTGACCATTTCCGTGGGTTTGAATCCTATTGGGAAGTTCCCTATGGGAATAAGACGGCTGAAAATGGCAAGTGGGTAAAAGCACCGGGAAAAAACTTCTTTTCCGAGGTTAAAAAGCAGTTGGGTTCTTTGCCAATCCTCGCAGAGGACTTGGGTTTCATTACCGCAGAAGTCGAAGAGCTCCGGCAAACCAACGGTTTTCCGGGTATGAGGATCTGCCAGTTCGGTTTCTCCCGTGATAAGGCAGACTGGCCAAATCCTCATGATACCTTTCTGCCTCACAATTATCCGTATAATTGCGTAGCTTACACAGGAACCCATGATAATGATACGGTGAAGGGATGGTTTGAAAATCTTGAGGGCAAAGACAAGCTTAGGGTAAAACGGTACTTTGGTTGTGGCGATAAGCATCTGGCATGGGCAATGATCCGCTCAATTATGGCTAGCTATGCAAAATATGCAATCTTTCCGATGCAGGACATATTGTCCCTTGGTTCTGAGGCCAGGATGAACATACCTTCTACCTGTGGACAACATAACTGGTCCTGGAGAATGGAGAAAGGAGCGAACAGCCAGCAAAAGGCAGAGCAGTTTTCTCAACTTGTAGGAATCTATGGCAGAAGTGGAAAGCTTGGAGACGAAGAGGAGCTTGAGCACCTGAAAATGCAAGCCGATAAAATAAAAAGAATGGTAAGGAAACCTGCTGAAGATGATTCACTGTAA
- a CDS encoding carbohydrate ABC transporter permease — MMRNSLKMQNRHVVSHFIMVVWCFIVLFPLWVLLVNSFKTRLSIYENPFWIPKKWNFQNYVTVLQDGDFINYFKNSLVVVLLSLLVMTTVSALAGYALANWKSKVSRFFYFFLIAGMMLPIKIASIKLLEIMQFMHLLNTIWSLPPIYVAMGIPVGVFILTEFIRQIPQELTEAGIIDGAGRFRIFYLIIVPLVKPALATVSIYNLIPFWNDLWFPLIFINEEKSKTLLLGVTRLFGQYQTDWSKVLAVLTLSAIPVLFLYLLMSQQFIKGVTAGAVKG; from the coding sequence ATGATGAGAAATTCCCTCAAGATGCAGAATCGTCATGTTGTCAGTCATTTTATTATGGTTGTCTGGTGTTTTATTGTCTTGTTTCCTCTTTGGGTTCTCCTTGTTAATTCTTTTAAAACAAGGCTTTCCATTTACGAAAATCCCTTCTGGATACCCAAGAAATGGAATTTTCAAAACTACGTCACGGTACTTCAAGACGGTGACTTTATCAACTATTTCAAGAATAGCCTGGTGGTAGTTCTGCTTTCCCTGCTGGTCATGACAACCGTTTCGGCACTGGCTGGCTATGCCCTGGCAAACTGGAAAAGCAAAGTGTCGAGGTTTTTCTATTTCTTTTTGATAGCGGGAATGATGCTTCCCATCAAGATAGCCTCGATAAAATTGCTTGAGATCATGCAGTTCATGCATTTGCTCAATACAATTTGGTCTCTTCCCCCCATCTATGTTGCCATGGGCATACCGGTAGGGGTCTTTATACTTACGGAATTTATCCGTCAGATCCCCCAGGAACTCACTGAAGCCGGGATTATCGATGGAGCAGGTCGATTCAGGATTTTTTACCTTATCATAGTTCCCTTGGTTAAACCTGCTCTTGCAACGGTTTCCATATACAACCTCATACCGTTCTGGAATGATCTCTGGTTTCCTTTGATTTTTATCAATGAAGAAAAATCGAAGACCTTGCTATTGGGGGTTACCAGGCTATTCGGGCAGTATCAGACAGACTGGTCCAAGGTACTGGCGGTGTTGACCCTCTCGGCTATTCCTGTGTTATTTCTCTACTTGCTCATGTCGCAGCAATTTATCAAAGGTGTCACTGCAGGCGCTGTCAAAGGATAG
- a CDS encoding alpha-amylase family glycosyl hydrolase: MKSTLSSRLHEKRSEIENLWEKMYPNCSPEAFFTMLRKRYSQRNNDLKQLDAERLETPLWYMDSTILGQMLYTDKFNATFRGLVEKIPYLVSCGVRYLHLMPCSRMPEEHNDGGYAVEDFKSFDPKIGTTEDFIHLTTECRKAGISVCLDFVLNHTADTHAWALAARQGSKEDQKRYFFVFDKAEVDAYEATTEEVFPQQAPGNFTYLPDCNCYVMTTFNNFQWDLNYGNAEVLLSMLDNVLYLANLGVEVFRLDAIPYIWKQWGSPNRNLPQVHWIIRLFRLALEIVAPCCIIKGEVVMSPKKVAAYFGTTAAPECHLLYNVSLMVQMWNSLATRDTRLLQKCLTELPTDIPPSSCWVNYLRCHDDIGWGIEYGDLRDLGFSPFEHTQFLISFYHGTFEGSFSLGELYEFNQKTLDARNCGTSASLCGLERADKTHDKYQKELAIKRLLLAHSFIYFCKGITVLYSGDEIAQLNDYSYKMVPALQNDSRNVHRPYFDWEKTHFSKPQDSDAALVWTTLQTLSAYRAQEKDFSSFTEEKVISTNEISVIAVKRGEKHLVIANFSEYQKEIILDYPAFGSYTEVFSQRDVQLNGSPFIVGPYQYLLLRRN, translated from the coding sequence ATGAAATCTACACTGTCTTCCAGGTTACATGAGAAAAGAAGTGAAATTGAAAACCTCTGGGAAAAAATGTATCCCAATTGTTCTCCAGAAGCCTTTTTCACCATGCTTAGAAAGCGCTACAGCCAGCGAAACAATGATTTGAAACAATTGGATGCAGAGAGGCTTGAAACCCCCCTCTGGTACATGGATAGTACCATACTAGGGCAAATGCTCTATACCGATAAGTTCAATGCTACGTTTCGTGGTCTTGTAGAAAAAATTCCGTATCTTGTTTCCTGTGGTGTTCGTTACCTGCATCTAATGCCTTGTAGCCGTATGCCAGAAGAACACAATGATGGTGGATACGCAGTTGAGGATTTCAAATCGTTTGACCCGAAAATCGGGACTACTGAGGATTTTATACACCTGACAACAGAATGCAGGAAAGCTGGGATCAGTGTCTGCCTTGATTTTGTATTGAACCATACCGCTGACACCCATGCCTGGGCACTTGCTGCAAGGCAGGGAAGCAAAGAGGATCAAAAACGGTATTTCTTTGTCTTTGACAAAGCAGAGGTAGATGCCTATGAAGCAACGACAGAGGAAGTTTTCCCCCAGCAGGCACCAGGGAATTTCACCTACCTTCCCGATTGTAATTGCTATGTAATGACGACTTTCAACAATTTCCAGTGGGATTTGAATTATGGCAATGCTGAGGTGCTCCTCTCGATGCTCGACAATGTGCTGTACCTTGCGAACCTTGGGGTCGAGGTTTTTCGCCTTGATGCCATCCCCTATATATGGAAACAATGGGGAAGTCCAAACAGAAACCTGCCACAGGTGCATTGGATTATCAGATTATTCCGCCTCGCTTTGGAGATTGTTGCACCTTGCTGTATCATAAAAGGCGAAGTGGTCATGTCTCCGAAAAAAGTTGCCGCGTATTTCGGGACAACAGCCGCACCCGAATGTCATTTGCTATATAATGTATCGCTGATGGTTCAGATGTGGAATTCGCTTGCCACACGCGACACCAGGCTTTTGCAGAAGTGTCTCACTGAACTTCCTACCGATATCCCTCCCTCTTCCTGCTGGGTCAATTACCTACGCTGTCATGATGACATTGGTTGGGGAATTGAGTATGGGGATTTACGGGACTTGGGATTCTCCCCTTTTGAACATACGCAGTTCTTGATTTCCTTCTACCACGGAACGTTCGAAGGGTCTTTTTCCCTTGGGGAATTGTATGAATTCAACCAGAAGACCCTTGATGCACGCAATTGCGGGACTTCTGCCTCGCTCTGTGGGCTTGAAAGGGCAGATAAAACACATGACAAGTACCAGAAGGAGTTGGCGATCAAACGTCTGTTGCTTGCCCATTCGTTCATATATTTCTGTAAAGGGATAACGGTTCTCTACAGCGGCGATGAAATAGCCCAGCTTAATGACTATTCCTATAAGATGGTACCTGCACTGCAGAATGACAGCAGGAATGTGCATCGCCCTTACTTTGATTGGGAAAAAACACATTTTTCCAAACCTCAGGATTCTGACGCAGCTTTGGTCTGGACGACTCTACAGACCTTATCAGCCTACCGTGCACAGGAGAAGGATTTTAGCTCTTTTACCGAAGAGAAAGTGATTTCTACAAACGAAATTTCGGTGATTGCGGTGAAACGGGGAGAAAAGCACTTGGTTATTGCCAATTTCAGCGAATACCAGAAGGAAATAATCCTGGATTACCCTGCTTTCGGCTCCTATACGGAAGTGTTTAGTCAAAGGGATGTGCAACTCAATGGTTCTCCGTTTATCGTTGGACCTTACCAATATCTCCTATTGAGAAGGAATTAG
- a CDS encoding carbohydrate ABC transporter permease yields the protein MQSKHKIGKKQSSLHWFLYLIPALLFYCIFMAFPLLDSLRLSLYTGTSGQARTFIGFANFRKLFLDATISERYWGAFANTWYFFCIHLIFQNCLGILFAVILTNQTMKGRQVYQTILFIPTTFAVLVTGYLWKLMLNPVWSGDFLEKIGLPFLKQPWLGNSSTALTCVAFVSCWQWMGIPTMMFVAALRNISEDCLEAAQIEGANASQVFWRIKLPLIKPVVGMIAVLTFVNNFNAFDVVFAMENVNGAPGYSTDLIGTLFYRYGIAGQHPIGIPDPGLGAAIATITFFVLLLGVVPTLQKTQGGAL from the coding sequence ATGCAATCCAAACACAAAATCGGAAAAAAACAATCTTCTTTGCATTGGTTTCTCTATCTTATTCCCGCTTTGTTATTCTATTGTATTTTTATGGCCTTCCCCCTTCTCGATTCCCTTCGGCTTAGCCTCTATACGGGAACGAGCGGGCAAGCGCGTACGTTTATAGGCTTTGCAAATTTCAGAAAGCTGTTTCTCGATGCAACAATATCTGAACGATACTGGGGTGCCTTTGCAAATACCTGGTATTTTTTCTGTATTCATTTGATTTTCCAAAACTGCCTGGGAATATTGTTCGCAGTTATTTTGACCAACCAAACCATGAAAGGCCGGCAAGTCTACCAGACCATTCTGTTCATACCGACTACATTCGCTGTACTGGTAACCGGATATCTATGGAAATTGATGCTCAATCCTGTTTGGTCAGGCGATTTTCTTGAGAAAATAGGATTGCCCTTTCTCAAGCAGCCCTGGCTTGGCAATTCCAGTACGGCATTAACCTGTGTAGCCTTTGTCTCCTGTTGGCAATGGATGGGTATCCCGACGATGATGTTTGTAGCCGCACTGAGAAATATCAGCGAAGACTGTCTGGAAGCTGCGCAGATAGAGGGAGCGAATGCCTCCCAGGTGTTCTGGAGAATAAAACTTCCCCTGATAAAACCGGTAGTCGGCATGATCGCAGTGCTTACGTTCGTCAACAATTTCAATGCCTTTGATGTAGTGTTTGCCATGGAGAACGTGAATGGTGCACCTGGATATTCCACTGATTTGATTGGAACGCTCTTTTACCGTTATGGTATCGCAGGGCAGCACCCGATAGGTATTCCAGATCCTGGCCTTGGTGCTGCAATTGCCACCATTACTTTTTTTGTATTGCTTTTGGGTGTTGTCCCAACGTTACAGAAAACGCAGGGAGGGGCACTATGA
- a CDS encoding adenylate kinase yields the protein MNLVFLGPPGAGKGTIASQAKTHYDIPHISTGDLFRNNIKNETELGKQVKAILASGNLVPDSVTIAMVKDRLSEDDAKKGFILDGFPRTIAQAEALKEMTGLDAVVNFVLDREDIVKRLSGRRVCKSTGKTYHIIYSPPKVEGIDDETGESLIQRDDDKEEAIINRLAVYDKQTEPLIAYYREKGILIDIDAKPAPEEVFASMVKLLQK from the coding sequence ATGAATCTAGTGTTTCTCGGCCCTCCGGGAGCCGGCAAGGGAACAATCGCTTCCCAGGCAAAAACCCATTATGACATTCCCCATATCTCCACGGGGGACTTGTTCCGTAACAATATCAAGAATGAGACAGAGCTTGGCAAACAAGTCAAGGCAATCCTTGCAAGCGGAAACCTGGTTCCCGACAGTGTAACCATCGCCATGGTAAAAGACAGGCTCAGTGAAGATGATGCCAAAAAAGGATTTATCCTTGATGGCTTTCCCCGCACCATTGCCCAGGCTGAGGCTCTCAAGGAAATGACCGGGCTTGACGCCGTGGTAAACTTTGTGTTGGATAGGGAAGACATCGTCAAACGTCTCAGCGGGCGCAGAGTCTGCAAGAGTACCGGAAAAACCTACCACATCATATACAGCCCACCCAAGGTAGAAGGTATCGATGATGAAACCGGCGAGAGCTTGATCCAACGGGATGACGATAAAGAAGAGGCTATCATCAACAGGCTTGCAGTCTATGACAAACAGACTGAGCCCCTTATTGCCTATTATCGCGAGAAGGGAATCCTTATCGATATCGATGCAAAACCAGCTCCTGAGGAAGTCTTTGCCTCCATGGTCAAGCTACTCCAGAAATAA
- a CDS encoding tetratricopeptide repeat protein, whose product MKKYFIVSIVCILCLASCATGLGKNEKDLAALKELGTVYLDNGEYEMALDAFDKALAIDAQDSEVLYNKVLVLLASGAYENAITLCDVSFNSYPAKLRFLKAKAAALIKLKKTDEAFQVYRQIISLDAGDYALRATVMEFALEQGFEDVARSEATFLLERQEEVERAISTLAILEGEKNTYSLIEAYLDSVTEV is encoded by the coding sequence GTGAAAAAGTATTTCATAGTCTCCATTGTCTGCATACTTTGTCTCGCTTCCTGTGCAACCGGTCTGGGGAAAAATGAAAAAGACCTGGCTGCACTCAAGGAACTTGGGACTGTATATCTCGACAATGGAGAATATGAGATGGCATTGGATGCTTTTGACAAAGCACTTGCTATCGATGCGCAAGACAGCGAGGTCCTGTATAACAAGGTCCTCGTTTTGCTTGCCAGCGGTGCATATGAAAATGCAATTACCCTGTGTGATGTTTCTTTCAATTCTTATCCCGCCAAGCTTCGGTTCTTGAAAGCGAAAGCGGCAGCCCTCATAAAATTGAAGAAAACTGACGAAGCGTTTCAGGTTTACCGGCAAATAATCAGCCTTGATGCAGGGGATTATGCACTGAGGGCAACAGTGATGGAATTTGCCCTCGAGCAAGGATTCGAAGACGTTGCACGAAGTGAAGCTACTTTTCTGCTGGAACGACAGGAAGAAGTGGAAAGGGCTATCTCGACTCTGGCAATCCTGGAGGGAGAAAAAAACACCTATTCCTTGATCGAAGCCTATCTTGACTCTGTTACTGAAGTTTA